A window of the Kineococcus mangrovi genome harbors these coding sequences:
- a CDS encoding histidinol-phosphate transaminase, protein MTETTTLADLPLREDLRDEHPYGAPQLHVPVVLNVNENPYPVAPEVVADIAAAVARAAVGLNRYPDREFLDLRADLAAFLRTESGAQLEPEQVWAANGSNEVMLHVLQAFGGPGRTALSFAPTYSMYPEYARDTLTTWVTGRRADDFTLDVEHAREQVRRYRPSVVLLTSPNNPTGTALPLATVEAVLEEVSAVGGVVVVDEAYGEFRRDGTPSALELLPRYGNLAVSRTMSKAFSLAGARVGYLAAARAFVDALRIVRLPYHLSAVTQATARAALQHSAALLSTVDELRHRRDETVAWLRGNGFEAAESDANFVLFGRFADRHAVWQGLLDRGVLIRETGPAGWLRVSIGTADEMQQFRTALQEVVAQQ, encoded by the coding sequence GTGACCGAGACGACCACGCTGGCCGACCTGCCGCTGCGCGAGGACCTGCGGGACGAGCACCCGTACGGGGCCCCGCAGCTGCACGTCCCCGTCGTCCTCAACGTCAACGAGAACCCCTACCCGGTCGCGCCGGAGGTCGTCGCCGACATCGCCGCCGCCGTCGCGCGGGCCGCGGTCGGGCTGAACCGCTACCCCGACCGCGAGTTCCTGGACCTGCGCGCCGACCTGGCCGCCTTCTTGCGCACCGAGTCCGGGGCGCAGCTCGAGCCCGAGCAGGTGTGGGCGGCCAACGGGTCCAACGAGGTCATGCTCCACGTGCTGCAGGCCTTCGGCGGGCCCGGGCGGACGGCGCTGAGCTTCGCGCCGACGTACTCGATGTACCCCGAGTACGCGCGGGACACCCTGACGACGTGGGTGACCGGCCGGCGCGCGGACGACTTCACGCTCGACGTCGAGCACGCCCGCGAGCAGGTCCGCCGGTACCGGCCCTCGGTGGTGCTGCTGACCAGCCCGAACAACCCGACGGGGACGGCCCTGCCGCTCGCCACGGTCGAGGCCGTCCTGGAGGAGGTGTCCGCCGTGGGCGGCGTCGTCGTCGTCGACGAGGCGTACGGGGAGTTCCGCCGGGACGGCACCCCCAGCGCCCTGGAGCTCCTGCCGCGGTACGGCAACCTGGCCGTGAGCCGCACCATGAGCAAGGCGTTCTCCCTCGCCGGGGCGCGCGTCGGCTACCTCGCCGCCGCGCGGGCCTTCGTGGACGCCCTGCGGATCGTGCGCCTGCCCTACCACCTCTCGGCCGTCACCCAGGCCACCGCCCGCGCCGCGCTGCAGCACTCCGCGGCCCTGCTCTCGACGGTGGACGAGCTGCGCCACCGTCGTGACGAGACCGTCGCCTGGTTGCGCGGGAACGGGTTCGAGGCCGCCGAGTCCGACGCGAACTTCGTCCTGTTCGGCCGGTTCGCCGACCGGCACGCCGTCTGGCAGGGGTTGCTCGACCGGGGTGTCCTCATCCGCGAGACCGGCCCGGCGGGCTGGCTGCGGGTGAGCATCGGCACGGCCGACGAGATGCAGCAGTTCCGAACCGCACTCCAGGAAGTGGTGGCACAGCAGTGA
- a CDS encoding Gfo/Idh/MocA family protein, protein MPVANPPFNVAVLGCWHVHAEDYARSAAAHPDTTLVAAYDPDPALVRPLAQHLGVEPTDDLDALLAREDVHGVTVTTETTAHTDVISRALAAGKHVFTEKLLAPTVQECERLVARAADAGLALVVSLPRLYAGYTLAVRDLLDSGELGTLTHGRVRLSHDGAVHGRDGGVGGWLPDRFFDPAPAVGGALTDLGCHPVYLTQLFLGADPQTVRAVYANVTPRDVEDHAVVTVGYDDGRIGVVEAGFVSDDAFTIDVHGTEGSVHYTDAGRRLWRRYPDGRTEDLTVPPDAPDAFAQWVQHAAAGTRATENLRRAVDLTRLVVRANHAAGTKE, encoded by the coding sequence GTGCCTGTCGCGAACCCACCCTTCAACGTGGCCGTGCTCGGGTGCTGGCACGTCCACGCCGAGGACTACGCCCGCTCCGCAGCCGCCCACCCCGACACCACCCTCGTCGCCGCCTACGACCCGGACCCGGCCCTGGTCCGTCCGCTGGCGCAGCACCTCGGCGTCGAGCCGACCGACGACCTCGACGCGCTGCTGGCGCGCGAGGACGTGCACGGCGTCACCGTCACCACCGAGACGACGGCCCACACCGACGTGATCTCCCGCGCCCTCGCCGCCGGCAAGCACGTCTTCACCGAGAAGCTGCTCGCCCCGACCGTGCAGGAGTGCGAGCGCCTCGTCGCCCGGGCCGCCGACGCCGGGCTCGCCCTCGTGGTCTCCCTGCCGCGGCTGTACGCGGGGTACACCCTCGCCGTCCGTGACCTGCTGGACTCCGGCGAGCTCGGGACGCTCACCCACGGCCGGGTCCGGCTGTCCCACGACGGGGCCGTCCACGGCCGCGACGGCGGTGTCGGGGGCTGGCTGCCGGACCGGTTCTTCGACCCCGCGCCCGCCGTGGGCGGGGCGCTGACCGACCTCGGCTGCCACCCGGTCTACCTGACCCAGCTGTTCCTCGGCGCCGACCCGCAGACGGTCCGCGCGGTCTACGCCAACGTCACCCCGCGCGACGTGGAGGACCACGCCGTCGTGACCGTCGGCTACGACGACGGCCGCATCGGCGTCGTCGAGGCGGGTTTCGTCAGCGACGACGCCTTCACGATCGACGTCCACGGCACCGAGGGGTCGGTGCACTACACCGACGCCGGCCGGCGCCTGTGGCGCCGGTACCCCGACGGCCGCACCGAGGACCTCACCGTCCCGCCCGACGCCCCCGACGCGTTCGCCCAGTGGGTCCAGCACGCGGCCGCGGGCACGCGGGCCACCGAGAACCTCCGGCGCGCCGTCGACCTCACCCGCCTCGTCGTGCGGGCCAACCACGCAGCAGGGACGAAGGAGTGA
- the sthA gene encoding Si-specific NAD(P)(+) transhydrogenase produces MRDHYDLLVLGSGPGGQKAAIAAAKLGKHAALVDGGSMMGGVCVNTGTIPSKTLREAVVHLTGMSVRDVYGANFRVKQDITMADLSARTTHVTRREAEVVRDQLSRNRVDLYDGMARFTGPNSVVVGAPGVPARHLSADKFVIAVGTRPARPADVDFGSGRVVDSDGVLQLTEIPQTLVVVGAGVIGIEYASMFAALGTKVTVVESRPTFLDFCDSEIVEALKFELRDLRVAFRLGESVVRVQADEQGTVTTLASGKRIPADTVLYSAGRQGATDTLDLAAAGLEADGRGRLVVDKQFRTGVEHIYAVGDVIGFPALASTSMEQGRLAAYHAFGEQVNSLIELQPIGIYSVPEISYCGHTEDELTRAAVPYEVGVARYRELARGAIVGDSHGKLKLLVSTEDRRLLGVHVVGASATELVHVGQAVMTCGGTVDHLVDTVFNYPTLSEAYKVAALDVTNKMRAAARFDA; encoded by the coding sequence ATGCGTGACCACTACGACCTCCTGGTCCTCGGTTCCGGCCCCGGCGGGCAGAAGGCGGCCATCGCGGCCGCCAAGCTCGGCAAGCACGCCGCCCTCGTGGACGGCGGCTCGATGATGGGTGGCGTCTGCGTCAACACGGGCACCATCCCGTCCAAGACGCTGCGCGAGGCCGTCGTGCACCTGACCGGGATGAGCGTGCGCGACGTGTACGGCGCGAACTTCCGCGTCAAGCAGGACATCACCATGGCCGACCTGTCGGCGCGCACGACCCACGTCACGCGCCGCGAGGCCGAGGTCGTGCGCGACCAGCTCTCGCGCAACCGCGTCGACCTGTACGACGGCATGGCCCGCTTCACCGGCCCGAACAGCGTCGTCGTCGGGGCCCCCGGCGTCCCGGCCCGCCACCTGAGCGCGGACAAGTTCGTCATCGCCGTCGGCACCCGGCCCGCGCGCCCGGCCGACGTGGACTTCGGCTCCGGCCGCGTCGTCGACTCGGACGGCGTCCTGCAGCTCACCGAGATCCCGCAGACCCTCGTCGTCGTGGGCGCCGGCGTCATCGGCATCGAGTACGCCTCGATGTTCGCCGCCCTCGGCACCAAGGTCACCGTCGTGGAGTCGCGCCCGACCTTCCTGGACTTCTGCGACTCCGAGATCGTCGAGGCGCTGAAGTTCGAGCTGCGCGACCTGCGCGTCGCCTTCCGCCTCGGTGAGTCCGTCGTCAGGGTGCAGGCGGACGAGCAGGGCACCGTGACGACGCTGGCCTCCGGCAAGCGGATCCCGGCCGACACCGTCCTGTACTCCGCGGGCCGCCAGGGCGCCACGGACACCCTGGACCTCGCCGCGGCCGGTCTGGAGGCCGACGGCCGCGGGCGTCTGGTCGTGGACAAGCAGTTCCGCACCGGGGTCGAGCACATCTACGCCGTCGGCGACGTCATCGGCTTCCCCGCGCTGGCCTCGACGTCGATGGAGCAGGGACGCCTGGCGGCCTACCACGCGTTCGGCGAGCAGGTGAACTCCCTCATCGAGCTGCAGCCCATCGGCATCTACTCGGTCCCCGAGATCAGCTACTGCGGGCACACCGAGGACGAGCTGACCCGCGCGGCCGTCCCCTACGAGGTGGGCGTCGCCCGCTACCGCGAGCTGGCGCGCGGGGCGATCGTCGGCGACTCGCACGGCAAGCTGAAGCTGCTCGTCTCGACCGAGGACCGCCGGCTGCTCGGCGTCCACGTCGTGGGGGCGTCCGCGACCGAGCTCGTGCACGTCGGGCAGGCCGTCATGACGTGCGGCGGGACCGTCGACCACCTCGTCGACACGGTCTTCAACTACCCGACGCTGTCGGAGGCGTACAAGGTCGCGGCGCTCGACGTGACGAACAAGATGCGGGCCGCGGCACGGTTCGACGCCTGA
- a CDS encoding MFS transporter small subunit — translation MNARGRVVAGWTLVGIPLVYGVVETLVRASRLFSG, via the coding sequence GTGAACGCCCGGGGCCGGGTCGTCGCCGGCTGGACGCTGGTCGGGATCCCGCTGGTCTACGGCGTCGTCGAGACGCTCGTGCGCGCCTCGCGGTTGTTCAGCGGCTGA
- a CDS encoding aminoacyl-tRNA deacylase: protein MAKRADAGTPALKVLAERGVAHTPRPYATSRTGDDGPGFGDDAVRALRAGGLDVDGHRVLKTLLADVDGHLVCAVVPVAGTLDLKALASAAGGKRAVMADPARAQRSSGYVVGGISPLGQRTALPTYVDASAAGFATVLVSAGRRGLQVELAPADLLAVTGARTAPIGRPVSR, encoded by the coding sequence GTGGCGAAGCGTGCGGACGCCGGGACCCCGGCGTTGAAGGTGCTGGCCGAGCGGGGCGTCGCCCACACGCCCCGCCCCTACGCGACATCCCGCACCGGGGACGACGGGCCCGGGTTCGGCGACGACGCCGTGCGGGCCCTGCGGGCGGGCGGTCTGGACGTCGACGGGCACCGCGTGCTCAAGACGCTGCTGGCCGACGTGGACGGGCACCTCGTCTGCGCCGTCGTGCCGGTCGCCGGCACGCTCGACCTCAAGGCCCTCGCGAGCGCGGCGGGCGGGAAGCGGGCGGTCATGGCCGACCCGGCGCGGGCCCAGCGCAGCAGCGGCTACGTCGTGGGCGGCATCAGCCCGCTCGGCCAGCGCACCGCGCTGCCCACCTACGTGGACGCCTCGGCGGCGGGTTTCGCGACCGTCCTGGTCAGCGCGGGCCGGCGGGGGCTGCAGGTGGAGCTGGCCCCCGCCGACCTGCTGGCGGTGACGGGAGCCAGGACGGCCCCCATCGGCCGCCCGGTCAGCCGCTGA
- the hisB gene encoding imidazoleglycerol-phosphate dehydratase HisB has protein sequence MSRTARIERSTSESSVLVELDLDGSGRTQIDTSVPFYDHMLTALGKHSLVDLTVRASGDTHIDVHHTVEDTAIVLGQAFRQALGDKSGIRRFADATVPLDEALAHAVVDVSGRPYCVHEGEPAGQEFHLIGGHFTGSLTRHVLESFAFHAQICLHVRVLAGRDPHHVVEAQFKALARALRYAVEPDPRVVGIPSTKGAL, from the coding sequence GTGAGCCGGACCGCGCGCATCGAGCGCAGCACCAGCGAGTCCTCCGTCCTCGTCGAGCTCGACCTCGACGGTTCGGGGCGCACGCAGATCGACACGAGCGTGCCGTTCTACGACCACATGCTGACGGCCCTGGGCAAGCACTCGCTCGTGGACCTGACGGTCCGCGCCAGCGGCGACACCCACATCGACGTGCACCACACCGTCGAGGACACCGCGATCGTCCTGGGGCAGGCGTTCCGCCAGGCCCTGGGCGACAAGTCCGGGATCCGCCGCTTCGCCGACGCCACCGTCCCGCTCGACGAGGCCCTCGCGCACGCCGTCGTCGACGTCTCCGGCCGCCCGTACTGCGTGCACGAGGGCGAGCCGGCCGGTCAGGAGTTCCACCTCATCGGCGGGCACTTCACCGGGTCGCTGACGCGGCACGTCCTGGAGAGCTTCGCCTTCCACGCCCAGATCTGCCTGCACGTGCGCGTGCTCGCCGGCCGCGACCCGCACCACGTCGTGGAGGCGCAGTTCAAGGCGCTGGCCCGCGCGCTGCGCTACGCGGTCGAACCCGACCCGCGCGTGGTCGGCATCCCCTCGACGAAGGGCGCGCTGTGA
- a CDS encoding Gfo/Idh/MocA family protein: protein MPDEGRSVVEGTVKVGLIGGGGITRAHVKGYREHAAKIGVTAVADVVQEAADTRADELGAQAFTDYREMLASADIDAVDICLPHHLHAEAIVAAAEAGKHVLCEKPLCLTADEASRVAAAVRSAGVTLMCAHNQLFFPSVAKARELLDSGILGTVYEVRTTDSFHNDFDPSNMGWRASAATSGGGELIDTGYHPTYLLLHLADARPSEATAFLSTHRLKFMEGEDSAQVLVRFENGVVGQVVTSWAYDPAPGTEKFSVVGELGSLTGTASSVTYRLRTGEEETFEFEPVDSFVAEIGAFADCLRGGTRPIHTETEGIAVLGVLLAAYEGARSGTIARVLSV, encoded by the coding sequence ATGCCGGACGAGGGCCGCAGCGTCGTCGAGGGAACCGTCAAGGTCGGGCTCATCGGCGGGGGCGGCATCACCCGCGCCCACGTCAAGGGCTACCGCGAGCACGCCGCGAAGATCGGCGTCACCGCCGTCGCCGACGTCGTGCAGGAGGCCGCGGACACCCGCGCGGACGAACTGGGCGCCCAGGCGTTCACCGACTACCGCGAGATGCTGGCGAGCGCCGACATCGACGCCGTCGACATCTGCCTGCCGCACCACCTGCACGCCGAGGCGATCGTCGCGGCGGCCGAGGCCGGCAAGCACGTGCTGTGCGAGAAGCCGCTGTGCCTCACCGCGGACGAGGCCTCCCGGGTCGCCGCCGCGGTGCGCTCGGCGGGCGTCACGCTCATGTGCGCCCACAACCAGCTGTTCTTCCCCTCCGTCGCCAAGGCGAGGGAACTGCTCGACTCGGGGATCCTCGGCACGGTCTACGAGGTCCGCACGACCGACAGCTTCCACAACGACTTCGACCCCTCGAACATGGGCTGGCGCGCCTCGGCCGCGACCAGCGGCGGCGGGGAGCTCATCGACACGGGCTACCACCCGACCTACCTCCTGCTGCACCTCGCCGACGCGCGGCCGAGCGAGGCGACGGCGTTCCTGTCCACGCACCGCCTGAAGTTCATGGAGGGCGAGGACTCCGCCCAGGTGCTCGTGCGGTTCGAGAACGGCGTCGTCGGCCAGGTGGTGACGAGCTGGGCCTACGACCCGGCCCCGGGCACCGAGAAGTTCTCCGTCGTCGGCGAGCTCGGGTCGCTCACCGGCACCGCGAGCTCGGTGACCTACCGGTTGCGGACGGGGGAGGAGGAGACGTTCGAGTTCGAGCCCGTCGACTCCTTCGTCGCCGAGATCGGCGCCTTCGCGGACTGCCTGCGCGGGGGGACCCGCCCGATCCACACCGAGACCGAGGGCATCGCCGTCCTCGGCGTCCTCCTCGCGGCCTACGAGGGTGCCCGGTCCGGCACGATCGCCCGGGTGCTCAGCGTCTGA
- a CDS encoding glycoside hydrolase family 16 protein — protein MHPRVLLSAALTAATLALTGAAPASAVEVPRGLRVGRVPAPPVPPRGGAAPAAPLATVPVGDLPGWRQVFVDDFTTDVALGGFPGPAYGHRWTGYDGSRDTSGAGTYDPSRVVSVHDGLLDLHLRTEAGTPLVAAPVPLRDGTWGGWTYGRYSVRYRADAVPGYKTAWLLWPDSDDWAEGEVDFPEGDLAGTIHGFVHRPGAPQENALAVDTGVSAADWHTATVEWLPSGVRFLLDGTVVGSTAVSPDRPMHLVLQTETSDGAPPARAAGHVQVDWVALYRRA, from the coding sequence ATGCACCCCCGCGTCCTGCTCAGCGCGGCCCTCACCGCCGCCACGCTCGCCCTCACGGGCGCGGCCCCCGCCTCCGCCGTCGAGGTGCCCCGGGGGCTGCGCGTCGGACGCGTCCCCGCCCCACCGGTCCCGCCGCGGGGTGGGGCCGCGCCCGCGGCCCCCCTGGCGACGGTGCCCGTCGGGGACCTGCCCGGCTGGCGGCAGGTGTTCGTCGACGACTTCACGACCGACGTCGCGCTCGGGGGGTTCCCGGGCCCGGCGTACGGGCACCGGTGGACCGGGTACGACGGGTCGCGCGACACCAGCGGGGCGGGCACCTACGACCCGTCGAGGGTCGTGTCCGTGCACGACGGCCTGCTGGACCTGCACCTGCGCACCGAGGCCGGGACGCCGCTCGTGGCCGCACCGGTCCCCCTGCGCGACGGCACGTGGGGCGGGTGGACGTACGGGCGCTACAGCGTGCGGTACCGCGCCGACGCCGTTCCCGGGTACAAGACGGCCTGGTTGTTGTGGCCGGACTCCGACGACTGGGCCGAGGGGGAGGTCGACTTCCCCGAGGGCGACCTCGCGGGCACGATCCACGGGTTCGTCCACCGCCCGGGGGCACCGCAGGAGAACGCGCTCGCCGTCGACACCGGGGTGAGCGCCGCGGACTGGCACACCGCGACCGTGGAGTGGCTCCCCTCGGGGGTGCGCTTCCTGCTCGACGGGACGGTCGTCGGGTCCACCGCCGTCTCCCCGGACCGGCCGATGCACCTCGTGCTGCAGACGGAGACGTCCGACGGGGCTCCCCCCGCACGTGCCGCCGGGCACGTCCAGGTCGACTGGGTCGCCCTCTACCGACGCGCCTGA
- a CDS encoding OFA family MFS transporter: MSPLAPPAVLDRERTIAPPGFNRWLVPPAALAVHLCIGQVYATSVYKNALVAHFDVSQTRIGLVFSIAIVMLGLSAALCGTWVDRSGPRKAMVASATCWVTGFLVGALGIATGQLWLLYLGYGVIGGIGLGIGYISPVSTLIKWFPDRPGLATGMAIMGFGGGALVASPLSTRLLSLYDPGYDSTVTGSVPAGSAVALLFVTFAVVYALLMSYGAATIRVPAQGWVPDGFDPAAVRSRALVTTASVSARNAVRTPQFWLLWVVLFCNVTAGIGILEQASPMIQDFFRSAGDASTVSVAAAGGFVGLLSMANMAGRFVWSSTSDVIGRKPMYAGYLGVGLVAYFLLATTGQRSTVLFVLFAAVILSFYGGGFATVPAYLRDLFGTFQVGAIHGRLLTAWSAAGIAGPLIVNGFLDAQGDPGSLTAAAYRPALLTMVGVLAVGLVANLLVRPVADRFHEPPADARPAERGTR, from the coding sequence GTGTCGCCTCTCGCTCCACCCGCCGTCCTGGACCGGGAGCGCACGATCGCCCCGCCCGGGTTCAACCGCTGGCTGGTCCCGCCCGCCGCCCTGGCGGTCCACCTCTGCATCGGTCAGGTCTACGCCACGAGCGTCTACAAGAACGCGCTCGTCGCCCACTTCGACGTCAGCCAGACCCGGATCGGGCTCGTGTTCTCCATCGCCATCGTCATGCTCGGCCTGTCGGCCGCGCTCTGCGGCACGTGGGTCGACCGCAGCGGCCCCCGCAAGGCCATGGTGGCCTCGGCGACCTGCTGGGTGACGGGCTTCCTGGTCGGGGCCCTCGGCATCGCGACCGGCCAGCTGTGGCTGCTCTACCTCGGGTACGGGGTCATCGGCGGCATCGGCCTGGGCATCGGGTACATCTCGCCCGTCTCGACCCTCATCAAGTGGTTCCCCGACCGCCCCGGGCTCGCCACCGGCATGGCCATCATGGGGTTCGGCGGCGGCGCCCTGGTGGCCAGCCCGCTGTCCACGCGGTTGCTGTCCCTGTACGACCCCGGCTACGACTCCACCGTCACCGGCAGCGTCCCCGCGGGCTCGGCCGTGGCGCTGCTGTTCGTCACGTTCGCCGTCGTGTACGCGCTCCTCATGAGCTACGGGGCCGCGACGATCCGCGTCCCCGCCCAGGGCTGGGTCCCCGACGGGTTCGACCCCGCCGCCGTCCGCAGCAGGGCCCTGGTGACCACCGCCAGCGTCTCGGCGCGCAACGCCGTGCGCACCCCGCAGTTCTGGCTGCTGTGGGTCGTCCTGTTCTGCAACGTCACCGCGGGCATCGGCATCCTGGAGCAGGCCTCGCCAATGATCCAGGACTTCTTCCGCTCCGCCGGCGACGCCTCCACCGTCTCGGTCGCCGCCGCGGGCGGTTTCGTCGGGCTGCTGTCGATGGCGAACATGGCCGGCCGGTTCGTGTGGTCGTCCACCTCCGACGTCATCGGGCGCAAGCCGATGTACGCGGGCTACCTCGGCGTCGGGCTCGTGGCGTACTTCCTGCTCGCCACCACCGGCCAGCGCAGCACGGTCCTGTTCGTCCTGTTCGCCGCGGTCATCTTGTCCTTCTACGGCGGGGGTTTCGCCACGGTCCCGGCCTACCTGCGGGACCTGTTCGGCACCTTCCAGGTCGGCGCGATCCACGGCCGCCTGCTCACCGCCTGGTCGGCGGCCGGCATCGCCGGCCCGCTCATCGTCAACGGGTTCCTCGACGCCCAGGGCGACCCGGGCAGCCTGACCGCGGCGGCCTACCGTCCCGCGCTGCTGACGATGGTCGGTGTCCTCGCGGTGGGTCTGGTGGCCAACCTCCTCGTCCGGCCCGTCGCCGACCGCTTCCACGAACCCCCCGCCGACGCCCGCCCGGCCGAGAGGGGGACCCGGTGA
- a CDS encoding LON peptidase substrate-binding domain-containing protein: MPQRLPLFPLGSVLFPGLVLPLNVFEPRYRLLVQDLVGDLSGGLEEGGEDDGDVRGFGVVAIRSGHEVGTGNLQALHTVGCVALVREVTETEDGRYEIVTVGASRFRLVGIDESAGTPYLTGLVEPFGDDDVEDDDSDGRLTVLADAVSRSFDEYREVLDIGGAEAPDDPRVLSYLVAAAAVLDLDQRQHLLEAPDTVARLQAELELLRRETALISTFGAVPATELPVWPVNSN, encoded by the coding sequence GTGCCGCAACGCCTCCCGCTTTTCCCGCTGGGCAGTGTCCTGTTCCCCGGACTGGTCCTGCCGCTGAACGTGTTCGAACCCCGGTACCGGCTGCTCGTGCAGGACCTCGTGGGTGACCTGAGCGGGGGCCTGGAGGAGGGCGGGGAGGACGACGGCGACGTGCGCGGCTTCGGGGTCGTCGCGATCAGGTCCGGTCACGAGGTCGGGACGGGCAACCTGCAGGCCCTGCACACCGTCGGGTGCGTGGCGCTGGTGCGCGAGGTCACCGAGACCGAGGACGGCCGTTACGAGATCGTCACGGTCGGCGCGAGCAGGTTCCGGCTCGTCGGCATCGACGAGTCGGCCGGCACCCCGTACCTCACCGGTCTCGTGGAGCCGTTCGGGGACGACGACGTGGAGGACGACGACAGCGACGGCCGCCTGACGGTGCTGGCCGATGCGGTGAGCCGCTCGTTCGACGAGTACCGCGAGGTGCTGGACATCGGCGGGGCCGAGGCCCCGGACGACCCGCGGGTGCTGTCCTACCTCGTCGCCGCGGCCGCGGTGCTGGACCTGGACCAGCGCCAGCACCTGCTGGAGGCGCCGGACACCGTCGCGCGGTTGCAGGCCGAGCTGGAGCTGCTGCGCCGCGAGACCGCGCTCATCAGCACGTTCGGGGCCGTGCCCGCCACGGAGCTGCCCGTCTGGCCCGTAAACTCCAACTGA
- the hisD gene encoding histidinol dehydrogenase has protein sequence MALRAVVPRADVDVAAALAAVAPICEDVRARGVPALLELTERFDGVRADDVRVPVQALTDALAALDPDVRAGLEESVRRARLVATDQLRATTTTEVVPGGRVSERWVPVGRVGLYVPGGRAVYPSSVVMNVVPAQVAGVGSIAVSTPAQREFGGSGHPTILAACALLGVEEVYAVGGAQAVAMFAYGARDADGTVVVEPVDVVTGPGNIYVASAKRYVQGTVGIDSEAGPTEIAVLADASADPDHVAADLVSQAEHDPMAAAVLVTDSPRLADAVDAVLGGRVAATKHAGRIEQALRGPQSATVLVDDVEAGLAVVDAYAAEHLEVQTADAPAVAARVRNAGAVFVGPHTPVSLGDYCAGSNHVLPTGGTASFSGGLSVQTFLRGIHVVEYDERALREVAPHVVALARSEDLPAHGEAVTARFACEGTAL, from the coding sequence ATGGCGCTGCGCGCGGTGGTCCCGCGCGCCGACGTCGACGTCGCCGCCGCGCTCGCCGCCGTCGCCCCGATCTGCGAGGACGTCCGCGCCCGCGGCGTGCCCGCCCTGCTGGAGCTCACCGAGCGCTTCGACGGCGTGCGCGCCGACGACGTCCGCGTCCCGGTGCAGGCGCTCACCGACGCCCTCGCCGCGCTCGACCCCGACGTCCGCGCCGGCCTGGAGGAGTCGGTCCGGCGGGCCCGCCTCGTGGCCACCGACCAGCTCCGCGCCACCACGACCACGGAGGTCGTCCCCGGTGGCCGGGTCTCCGAGCGCTGGGTGCCGGTCGGCCGCGTCGGCCTGTACGTGCCCGGCGGCCGGGCCGTCTACCCCTCCAGCGTCGTCATGAACGTCGTGCCCGCCCAGGTCGCCGGCGTCGGCTCGATCGCGGTGAGCACCCCCGCGCAGCGGGAGTTCGGCGGTTCGGGCCACCCGACGATCCTCGCCGCCTGCGCGCTGCTGGGCGTGGAGGAGGTCTACGCCGTCGGCGGGGCCCAGGCCGTCGCGATGTTCGCCTACGGCGCCCGCGACGCCGACGGCACCGTCGTCGTCGAGCCGGTCGACGTCGTCACCGGCCCGGGCAACATCTACGTCGCCTCCGCCAAGCGCTACGTCCAGGGCACCGTCGGCATCGACTCCGAGGCGGGCCCGACCGAGATCGCGGTCCTGGCCGACGCGAGCGCCGACCCCGACCACGTCGCCGCCGACCTGGTCAGCCAGGCCGAGCACGACCCGATGGCCGCCGCGGTCCTCGTCACCGACTCGCCCCGCCTGGCCGACGCCGTGGACGCGGTGCTGGGCGGTCGGGTGGCGGCCACCAAGCACGCCGGCCGCATCGAGCAGGCGCTGCGCGGCCCGCAGTCCGCCACCGTGCTCGTCGACGACGTCGAGGCCGGTCTCGCCGTCGTCGACGCCTACGCCGCGGAGCACCTGGAGGTCCAGACCGCCGACGCCCCCGCCGTGGCCGCCCGCGTCCGCAACGCCGGCGCGGTCTTCGTCGGCCCGCACACCCCGGTCTCCCTCGGGGACTACTGCGCCGGGTCCAACCACGTCCTGCCCACCGGCGGCACGGCCTCGTTCTCCGGCGGCCTGAGCGTGCAGACGTTCCTGCGCGGCATCCACGTCGTCGAGTACGACGAGCGCGCGCTGCGCGAGGTCGCCCCGCACGTCGTGGCCCTCGCGCGCTCCGAGGACCTGCCCGCCCACGGCGAGGCCGTCACCGCCCGCTTCGCCTGCGAGGGGACCGCGCTGTGA